The following proteins are co-located in the Plectropomus leopardus isolate mb unplaced genomic scaffold, YSFRI_Pleo_2.0 unplaced_scaffold11809, whole genome shotgun sequence genome:
- the LOC121963592 gene encoding transmembrane protein 235-like: LFTLSGVSIYVRYSDLAMEEFQQIVSPESLAHVDVSFGWSFAIAWLSYSLEVVTGLLLMLAARITQMKGCYDSGVTIAML; encoded by the coding sequence GTCTTTTTACCCTGTCTGGGGTCAGCATCTACGTCAGATACTCTGACCTGGCCATGGAGGAGTTCCAGCAGATAGTGTCCCCAGAGAGCCTCGCCCATGTGGACGTGTCCTTCGGATGGTCCTTCGCCATAGCGTGGCTCTCCTACAGCCTGGAGGTGGTCACCGGCCTGCTGCTCATGCTAGCTGCCAGAATAACTCAGATGAAGGGATGCTATGACTCTGGTGTGACCATCGCTATGttatag